A DNA window from Streptomyces sp. 71268 contains the following coding sequences:
- a CDS encoding LysR family transcriptional regulator encodes MADWDVRKLRVLRTLDELGTVTATAQALRMTPSAVSQQLSGLAKQLDVPLLEAHGRRVRLTDAARLVLRHTEEVFAQLERAEAELAGYRRGESGRVRVGAFSTAIPALVVPAAQRLRRRYPALEVRVHQAEAAEAYELLARGTVDLALSLAAHAPPARDPKFARVPLLADPLDVALPARHPLAAAPDLRLADLAGEAWIYGSSGPWSEITTVACQAAGFVPEQAHAAADWPSILALVAAGMGVALVPRMAMAAEYGGADPAVAVRVLRADRPCRHVVAAVRKGAEGAPGPARVLDALHAVAAARPGQPTARRIEPLPGVARAGKGKNVQLN; translated from the coding sequence ATGGCGGACTGGGATGTCAGAAAGCTCCGCGTGCTGCGCACCCTCGATGAGCTGGGTACGGTCACCGCGACCGCCCAGGCCCTGCGCATGACGCCGTCGGCGGTCTCGCAGCAGCTCTCGGGGCTGGCCAAGCAGTTGGACGTGCCGCTGCTTGAGGCGCACGGGCGGCGGGTGCGGCTGACGGACGCCGCCCGACTCGTACTGCGACACACCGAGGAGGTCTTCGCCCAGTTGGAGCGGGCGGAGGCGGAGTTGGCCGGGTACCGGCGCGGGGAGAGCGGGCGGGTACGGGTCGGCGCGTTCAGTACCGCCATCCCCGCCCTCGTGGTGCCCGCCGCCCAGCGACTGCGCCGCCGCTACCCCGCTCTTGAGGTGCGGGTGCACCAGGCCGAGGCGGCGGAGGCGTACGAACTGCTCGCCCGGGGGACCGTCGACCTGGCCCTGTCGCTGGCCGCGCACGCGCCGCCGGCGCGGGACCCGAAGTTCGCGCGCGTACCCCTGCTCGCCGACCCCCTGGACGTCGCGCTGCCCGCCCGGCATCCGCTGGCCGCCGCGCCCGACCTGCGCCTCGCGGACCTGGCGGGGGAAGCGTGGATCTACGGCAGCAGCGGGCCCTGGTCGGAGATCACCACCGTCGCGTGCCAGGCGGCCGGATTCGTACCCGAGCAGGCGCACGCCGCCGCCGACTGGCCCTCGATCCTGGCCCTGGTCGCCGCCGGGATGGGCGTCGCGCTGGTGCCGAGGATGGCCATGGCCGCGGAGTACGGCGGCGCTGACCCGGCGGTCGCCGTGCGGGTGCTCCGTGCCGACCGGCCGTGCCGGCACGTCGTGGCCGCCGTGCGCAAGGGGGCCGAGGGGGCGCCGGGCCCCGCCCGGGTGCTGGACGCGCTACACGCCGTGGCGGCCGCGCGGCCCGGCCAGCCGACGGCGCGACGCATCGAACCGCTTCCGGGCGTGGCCCGTGCGGGAAAGGGCAAGAACGTTCAGCTCAACTGA
- a CDS encoding acyl-ACP desaturase codes for MTTAITRRPGKAAWSDSQLLYALEEVVETELNRHLGVAKEWMPHEYVPWSDGRNFDGVMGGEAWAPDQSKVSSVGRVALVVNLLTEDNLPSYHHEIATLFGRDGAWGTWVHRWTAEEGRHGIVMRDYLLTSRAVDPVELERFRMSHMSEGFESDNAHSMLHSIAYVAFQELATRISHRNTGHHSGDPVCDRMLARIATDENLHMVFYRNLLSAAFEMAPDQTMCAVRDVVVAFRMPGHGIPGFERAAAQMAIGGIYNLRIHHDDVLQPVLRYLKVLEISGLGPDGLAAQEELGMFMGGLDEQATRFDERREALLARRAARGR; via the coding sequence GTGACCACCGCCATAACTCGTCGTCCGGGAAAGGCCGCATGGAGCGACAGCCAGTTGTTGTACGCGCTCGAAGAGGTCGTCGAGACCGAGCTGAACCGGCATCTGGGCGTCGCCAAGGAATGGATGCCCCACGAGTACGTGCCGTGGAGCGACGGCCGTAACTTCGACGGTGTGATGGGCGGCGAGGCGTGGGCCCCCGACCAGTCCAAGGTCAGCTCGGTCGGCCGGGTGGCGCTGGTGGTCAACCTCCTCACCGAGGACAACCTGCCCAGCTACCACCACGAGATCGCCACCCTCTTCGGCCGGGACGGCGCCTGGGGCACCTGGGTGCACCGGTGGACCGCCGAGGAGGGCCGGCACGGCATCGTGATGCGGGACTACCTGCTCACCTCCCGCGCCGTCGACCCCGTCGAACTCGAACGCTTCCGCATGTCGCACATGTCGGAGGGGTTCGAGTCCGACAACGCGCACAGCATGCTGCACTCGATCGCGTACGTCGCTTTCCAGGAACTCGCCACCCGCATCTCGCACCGCAACACCGGTCACCACTCGGGCGACCCGGTGTGCGACCGGATGCTGGCGCGCATCGCCACCGACGAGAACCTGCACATGGTCTTCTACCGCAACCTGCTCTCGGCGGCGTTCGAGATGGCCCCCGACCAGACCATGTGCGCGGTGCGCGACGTGGTGGTGGCCTTCCGGATGCCGGGCCACGGCATCCCCGGCTTCGAGCGGGCGGCGGCCCAGATGGCCATCGGCGGCATCTACAACCTGCGCATCCACCACGACGACGTGCTCCAGCCCGTGCTGCGCTACCTCAAGGTGCTGGAGATCTCCGGGCTCGGCCCGGACGGGCTCGCGGCACAGGAGGAGCTGGGCATGTTCATGGGCGGGCTCGACGAGCAGGCGACCCGCTTCGACGAGCGACGCGAGGCGCTGCTCGCCCGCCGGGCCGCCCGGGGCCGCTAG
- the pepN gene encoding aminopeptidase N: MPGTNLTREEAQERARLLTVDAYEIELDLSGAQEGGTYRSVTTVRFDSAEGGASSFIDLVAPAVHEVVLNGTALDAAEVFADSRIALPDLRAGRNELRVVADCAYTNTGEGLHRFVDPVDQQAYLYTQFEVPDARRVFASFEQPDLKATFQFTVVAPEGWTVISNSPTPEPKDRTWTFEPTPRISSYITALIVGPYHSVHSTYEKDGRSVPLGIYCRPSLAEFLDADAIFEVTRQGFDWFEEKFDYAYPFAKYDQLFVPEFNAGAMENAGAVTIRDQYVFRSKVTDAAYEVRAETILHELAHMWFGDLVTMEWWNDLWLNESFATYTSIACQAYAPGSKWPHSWTTFANSMKTWAYRQDQLPSTHPIMAEINDLDDVLVNFDGITYAKGASVLKQLVAYVGQDEFFRGVQAYFKRHAYGNTRLSDLLGALEETSGRDLKTWSKLWLETAGINILRPEIETDANGIITSFAVRQEAPALPTGAKGEPTPRPHRIAIGAYDLDANGKLVRGAGVPDGEDWGRIELDVDGELTPVPQLVGKPRPAVVLLNDDDLSYAKVRLDEESLRQVTQHLGDFAESLPRALCWASAWDMTRDGELATRDYLELVLSGIGKESDIGVVQSLHRQVKLALDVYAAPAWRETGLAKWGEAALEHLRAAAPGSDHQLAWARAFAATARTDEHLDLLAALLDGSQSIEGLAVDTDLRWSLLLRLAATGRADDAAIDAELERDRTSAGEQHAASARAARPTPEAKAEVWAAVVESDTLPNAMQEAAINGFVQADQRELLAPYAEKYFAAVKGVWDDRSHEIAQQIAVGLYPSLQISQATLDATDAWLASAEPSAALRRVVTENRAGVERALRAQRADADAAAAA; encoded by the coding sequence GTGCCTGGCACGAATCTGACCCGCGAAGAGGCGCAGGAGCGGGCGCGCCTGCTCACCGTCGACGCGTACGAGATCGAGCTCGATCTCTCCGGCGCGCAGGAAGGTGGCACTTACCGCTCGGTGACCACGGTCCGGTTCGACAGCGCCGAGGGTGGCGCTTCCTCGTTCATCGACCTGGTCGCGCCCGCGGTGCACGAGGTGGTGCTGAACGGCACGGCGCTGGACGCGGCCGAGGTCTTCGCCGACTCCCGGATCGCGCTGCCCGACCTGCGCGCGGGCCGCAACGAGCTGCGCGTCGTGGCCGACTGCGCGTACACCAACACCGGCGAGGGGCTGCACCGGTTCGTCGACCCGGTGGACCAGCAGGCGTATCTGTACACCCAGTTCGAGGTGCCTGACGCGCGCCGGGTCTTCGCGTCCTTCGAGCAGCCGGACCTGAAGGCGACGTTCCAGTTCACCGTGGTGGCCCCGGAGGGCTGGACGGTGATCTCCAACTCGCCGACGCCCGAGCCGAAGGACCGCACCTGGACCTTCGAGCCCACGCCGCGCATCTCCAGCTACATCACGGCGCTGATCGTCGGCCCGTACCACAGCGTGCACAGTACGTACGAGAAGGACGGGCGCTCGGTGCCGCTGGGCATCTACTGCCGCCCCTCGCTGGCCGAGTTCCTGGACGCGGACGCGATCTTCGAGGTCACCCGGCAGGGCTTCGACTGGTTCGAGGAGAAGTTCGACTACGCGTACCCGTTCGCCAAGTACGACCAGCTCTTCGTGCCGGAGTTCAACGCCGGCGCGATGGAGAACGCGGGCGCGGTCACCATCCGCGACCAGTACGTCTTCCGGTCCAAGGTGACCGACGCGGCGTACGAGGTGCGGGCCGAGACGATCCTGCACGAGCTGGCCCACATGTGGTTCGGCGACCTGGTCACCATGGAGTGGTGGAACGACCTGTGGCTGAACGAGTCGTTCGCCACCTACACCTCCATCGCCTGCCAGGCGTACGCCCCGGGCTCGAAGTGGCCGCACTCGTGGACCACGTTCGCCAACTCGATGAAGACCTGGGCCTACCGGCAGGACCAGTTGCCGTCCACGCACCCGATCATGGCCGAGATCAACGACCTGGACGACGTGCTGGTCAACTTCGACGGCATCACGTACGCCAAGGGCGCCAGCGTCCTCAAGCAGCTCGTGGCCTATGTCGGGCAGGACGAGTTCTTCCGTGGCGTGCAGGCGTACTTCAAGCGCCACGCGTACGGCAACACGCGGCTGAGCGACCTGCTGGGCGCCCTTGAGGAGACCAGCGGGCGCGACCTGAAGACGTGGTCGAAGCTGTGGCTGGAGACGGCCGGCATCAACATCCTGCGCCCGGAGATCGAGACCGACGCGAACGGGATCATCACCTCCTTCGCCGTCCGCCAGGAGGCCCCCGCGCTGCCCACCGGCGCCAAGGGCGAGCCGACGCCGCGCCCGCACCGGATCGCGATCGGCGCCTACGACCTGGACGCCAACGGCAAGCTGGTGCGCGGTGCCGGGGTGCCCGACGGCGAGGACTGGGGGCGGATCGAGCTGGACGTGGACGGCGAGCTGACGCCGGTCCCGCAGTTGGTCGGCAAGCCGCGCCCCGCCGTGGTGCTGCTCAACGACGACGACCTGTCGTACGCGAAGGTGCGCCTGGACGAGGAGTCGCTGCGCCAGGTCACCCAGCACCTGGGCGACTTCGCCGAGTCGCTGCCGCGCGCGCTGTGCTGGGCCTCGGCGTGGGACATGACCCGCGACGGCGAGCTGGCCACCCGCGACTACCTGGAGCTGGTGCTCTCCGGCATCGGCAAGGAGTCCGACATCGGCGTCGTGCAGTCGCTGCACCGCCAGGTGAAGCTGGCCCTTGACGTGTACGCGGCTCCCGCCTGGCGCGAGACCGGGCTCGCGAAGTGGGGCGAGGCCGCGCTGGAGCACCTGCGAGCCGCCGCGCCCGGCAGCGACCACCAGTTGGCGTGGGCCCGCGCGTTCGCCGCGACCGCCCGCACCGACGAGCACCTGGACCTGCTGGCCGCGCTGCTCGACGGCAGCCAGTCCATCGAGGGCCTGGCCGTGGACACCGACCTGCGCTGGTCGCTGCTGCTGCGGCTGGCCGCCACCGGCCGCGCCGACGACGCGGCGATCGACGCCGAGCTGGAGCGGGACAGGACCTCGGCCGGCGAGCAGCACGCGGCCAGCGCCCGCGCGGCGCGCCCGACGCCGGAGGCCAAGGCGGAGGTGTGGGCGGCGGTCGTGGAGTCGGACACGCTGCCCAACGCCATGCAGGAGGCGGCCATCAACGGCTTCGTCCAGGCCGACCAGCGCGAGCTGCTCGCGCCGTACGCGGAGAAGTACTTCGCGGCGGTCAAGGGCGTCTGGGACGACCGCAGCCACGAGATCGCCCAGCAGATCGCGGTGGGCCTCTACCCCTCGTTGCAGATCTCGCAGGCCACGCTGGACGCCACGGACGCGTGGCTGGCCAGCGCCGAGCCGAGCGCGGCGCTGCGCCGCGTGGTGACGGAGAACCGCGCGGGCGTTGAGCGGGCGCTGCGTGCGCAGCGGGCTGACGCCGACGCGGCAGCGGCGGCATAG
- the alc gene encoding allantoicase: MPASSDAHPDPTPATPAPPPPTPSDTDTTTTDTAPGADSHADADARPYRGGDPYADYRGSEFPFAALVDLADRRLGGGVVAANDEFFAERENLLLPGPATFDPRAFGHKGKVMDGWETRRRRGTGADHPFPADGDHDWALLRLGVPGVVHGVVVDTAHFRGNYPQRVSVEAAAVPGTPSARELLSDAVRWEPLVPPTPVRGHAANGFAVDAERRFTHLRLCQYPDGGIARLRVHGTVVPDPEWLGLLGTFDLASVVHGGAVEDASDRFYSPPTNIIRPDLARQMDDGWENRRRRERGSHDWVRFRLAGHGEIRALEIDTAYLKGNAAGWAAVYGCDATAADPADEASWYEILPRTALRPDSPHRFRLAAPATATHLRLDVYPDGGIARLRAHGALTATGQARLVERYAALTD; this comes from the coding sequence ATGCCGGCCAGCTCCGACGCGCACCCCGACCCGACCCCCGCGACCCCCGCCCCGCCGCCGCCCACACCCTCCGACACCGACACCACCACCACCGACACCGCCCCCGGGGCCGACTCCCACGCCGACGCCGACGCGCGCCCGTACCGTGGCGGCGACCCGTACGCCGACTACCGGGGTAGCGAGTTCCCGTTCGCCGCGCTCGTGGACCTCGCCGACCGGCGGCTGGGCGGCGGGGTCGTCGCCGCCAACGACGAGTTCTTCGCGGAGCGCGAGAACCTGCTGCTGCCCGGGCCCGCGACGTTCGACCCGCGGGCCTTCGGCCACAAGGGCAAGGTGATGGACGGCTGGGAGACCCGGCGCCGCAGGGGCACGGGCGCCGACCACCCCTTTCCGGCCGACGGGGACCACGACTGGGCGCTGCTCCGGCTCGGCGTGCCCGGCGTCGTCCACGGAGTGGTCGTGGACACCGCCCACTTTCGGGGGAACTACCCGCAGCGCGTCAGTGTCGAGGCCGCGGCCGTCCCGGGCACGCCGAGCGCGCGGGAGTTGCTCTCGGACGCGGTGCGCTGGGAGCCGCTGGTGCCGCCCACGCCCGTACGGGGCCACGCCGCCAACGGCTTCGCCGTCGACGCGGAGCGGCGCTTCACCCACCTGCGCCTGTGCCAGTACCCCGACGGCGGGATCGCCCGGCTGCGGGTGCACGGCACGGTGGTCCCCGACCCCGAATGGTTGGGCCTGCTCGGCACCTTCGACCTGGCGTCGGTGGTGCACGGCGGGGCCGTCGAGGACGCGTCCGACCGCTTCTACTCACCCCCCACCAACATCATCCGCCCCGACCTGGCCCGCCAGATGGACGACGGCTGGGAGAACCGCCGGCGCCGGGAGCGGGGCAGCCACGACTGGGTGCGGTTCCGGCTCGCGGGGCACGGCGAGATCCGTGCCCTGGAGATCGACACCGCCTACCTCAAGGGCAACGCGGCGGGCTGGGCCGCGGTGTACGGCTGCGACGCCACGGCCGCCGACCCGGCCGACGAGGCGTCCTGGTACGAGATCCTGCCGCGCACCGCCCTGCGCCCCGACTCCCCGCACCGCTTCCGCCTCGCCGCCCCCGCCACCGCCACCCACCTGCGCCTCGACGTCTACCCGGACGGCGGCATCGCCCGGCTGCGCGCCCACGGCGCCCTGACCGCCACCGGCCAGGCCCGCCTAGTGGAGCGTTACGCGGCACTCACCGACTGA
- a CDS encoding beta-N-acetylglucosaminidase domain-containing protein: protein MAAAIIGGLLGPAPSAVAAPAPGRPEVPSAAESPETSVDGLPPVWPRPQSMRAAGPPAPVSTTVTLVAPTDADPHALGVLRSALRAAGARTVTDAVPGDRLPADGLVVHAGGPSADDALRALRAPARGDLPSGGYRLATGLVRGRATLALSGVGPDGLFHAAQTLRQLATDRGEKPGASRALPGVSVRDWPATRTRGITEGFYGTPWSHQQRLAQLDFLGRTKQNRYLYAPGDDTFRQARWRDPYPARQRAEFRELADRARRNHVTLGWALSPGQAMCFSSNEDLRALERKVDAMWALGVRSFQLQFQDVSYSEWHCDADADAFGSGPEAAAQAQATVANVLAAHLASRHPGAEALSLLPTEYYQKGATEFREALADALAPQVEVAWTGVGVVPRTITGQEMAEARTAFDHPLVTMDNYPINDYAQDRLFLGPYSGRDPAVASGSSALLANAMKQPTASRIPLFTTADFAWNPQGYRPHDSWRAAIDDLAGDDPRTRAALNAFAGNDASSLLGGWGRDRSRTVPESAYLRPLLDEFWAAREAAQGGGHPGGTQTAEKSDRAAEERFARAAERLRAEFHTLRTAPKLLAGTFDGEVAPWLEQLGRFGAAGEQAVAALTAQAGGDGAAAWRAQRELRTWRARIAASPVTVGKGVLPEFLTRAVTESDAWWGLDATGGRERARKLSPNAGAERAADGDPTTAFRPPAPPASGAPGDPAGEAQRAEPVTVTFGERRPLSAVTVLTTGSAAQDPDRAARSIGQVEARVPGHGWRRLGELSASGWTQAAGKGVRADAVRLRWDAGVRPPAVQEVTPWFADAPAAELGLSQTEADAEIGGRPARVKVSVAGRRPGDVSGNLTVRARDGLRVTAPSQVTAPRGGTATAEVEIAVPAGTKPGAYRLPIRFGSEEVTLTVRAHHRTGGPDLARKARATSSADETAEFPASAVIDGDPSTRWSSPATDHAWLQLELDRPTRLGRVDLHWQDAHASRYRIQVSPDGRTWRTAATVQDSAGGRETIHVDAPDTRFIRVQGDERATRFGYSLWSVRAHAVTP, encoded by the coding sequence ATGGCCGCCGCCATCATCGGGGGACTGCTCGGTCCCGCGCCGAGCGCCGTCGCCGCCCCCGCGCCGGGGCGACCCGAGGTGCCCAGCGCTGCGGAGTCCCCCGAGACCTCCGTCGACGGGCTGCCCCCGGTGTGGCCGCGCCCCCAGTCCATGCGCGCCGCTGGCCCGCCCGCCCCGGTCTCCACCACCGTGACGCTGGTAGCCCCCACGGACGCGGACCCGCACGCGCTGGGCGTGCTGCGCTCGGCGCTGCGTGCCGCCGGCGCTCGTACGGTGACCGACGCGGTCCCCGGCGATCGGCTGCCCGCCGACGGCCTGGTCGTCCACGCCGGGGGCCCGAGCGCGGACGACGCGCTGCGGGCGCTGCGCGCCCCGGCCAGGGGCGACCTGCCCAGCGGCGGTTACCGGCTTGCGACCGGGCTGGTGCGGGGCCGCGCCACCCTGGCCCTGTCCGGAGTCGGCCCCGACGGCCTCTTCCACGCCGCGCAGACCCTGCGTCAGCTCGCCACCGACCGCGGCGAGAAGCCCGGCGCATCGCGCGCGCTGCCGGGCGTGAGCGTGCGCGACTGGCCCGCGACGCGCACCCGCGGCATCACCGAGGGGTTCTACGGGACGCCGTGGTCGCACCAACAGCGCCTGGCCCAACTGGACTTCCTGGGCCGCACGAAGCAGAACCGCTATCTGTACGCGCCGGGGGACGACACCTTCCGCCAGGCCCGCTGGCGCGACCCGTACCCCGCGAGGCAGCGCGCCGAGTTCCGGGAGCTGGCCGACCGCGCCCGGCGCAACCACGTCACGCTCGGCTGGGCGCTCTCCCCCGGGCAGGCCATGTGCTTCTCCTCCAACGAGGACCTGCGGGCCCTGGAGCGCAAAGTGGACGCGATGTGGGCGCTCGGCGTGCGCTCCTTCCAGCTCCAGTTCCAGGACGTGAGCTACAGCGAGTGGCACTGCGACGCCGACGCGGACGCCTTCGGCTCGGGTCCCGAGGCCGCCGCGCAGGCGCAGGCGACCGTGGCCAACGTGCTCGCCGCGCACCTCGCCAGTCGGCACCCGGGCGCCGAGGCCCTGTCGCTGCTGCCCACCGAGTACTACCAGAAGGGCGCGACCGAGTTCCGCGAGGCGCTCGCCGACGCCCTGGCCCCGCAGGTGGAGGTGGCCTGGACGGGCGTGGGCGTGGTGCCCAGGACGATCACGGGCCAGGAGATGGCCGAGGCCCGCACCGCCTTCGACCACCCGTTGGTCACCATGGACAACTACCCGATCAACGACTACGCGCAGGACCGCCTCTTCCTCGGCCCCTACTCCGGCCGCGACCCGGCCGTGGCCAGCGGCTCGTCGGCGCTGCTCGCCAACGCGATGAAGCAGCCGACGGCCTCCCGCATCCCCCTGTTCACCACCGCCGACTTCGCCTGGAACCCGCAGGGGTACCGGCCGCACGACTCGTGGCGGGCCGCGATCGACGACCTCGCGGGCGACGATCCGCGCACCCGTGCCGCCCTGAACGCCTTCGCCGGCAACGACGCGTCCTCGCTCCTCGGCGGCTGGGGGCGCGACCGCTCGCGGACCGTGCCCGAATCGGCGTACCTGCGCCCGCTACTCGACGAGTTCTGGGCGGCGCGGGAAGCCGCCCAAGGCGGCGGCCATCCGGGTGGCACACAGACCGCCGAGAAGTCGGACCGGGCCGCTGAGGAGCGGTTCGCGCGCGCGGCCGAGCGGTTGCGTGCCGAGTTCCACACGCTGCGCACGGCGCCCAAGCTCCTGGCCGGCACGTTCGACGGCGAGGTCGCGCCGTGGTTGGAGCAGTTGGGCCGCTTCGGCGCGGCCGGCGAGCAGGCCGTCGCGGCCCTCACCGCGCAGGCCGGCGGCGATGGCGCGGCGGCCTGGCGGGCCCAGCGCGAACTGCGCACGTGGCGGGCCCGGATCGCGGCCAGCCCGGTCACGGTCGGCAAGGGCGTCCTGCCGGAGTTCCTCACCCGCGCGGTCACCGAATCGGACGCCTGGTGGGGACTGGATGCCACGGGCGGCAGGGAGCGGGCGCGGAAGCTGTCGCCCAACGCGGGTGCGGAGCGGGCCGCGGACGGCGACCCAACGACGGCGTTCCGGCCCCCCGCGCCGCCCGCGTCCGGGGCCCCGGGCGACCCCGCGGGTGAGGCCCAGCGGGCGGAGCCCGTCACCGTCACCTTCGGCGAGCGGCGCCCGCTCAGCGCCGTGACGGTGCTCACCACGGGGTCCGCCGCCCAGGACCCGGACCGGGCCGCCCGCTCGATAGGCCAGGTGGAGGCCCGCGTGCCCGGGCACGGCTGGCGGCGGCTCGGCGAACTGTCGGCCAGCGGGTGGACCCAGGCGGCGGGCAAGGGGGTGCGGGCCGACGCGGTGCGGCTGCGCTGGGACGCGGGCGTGCGGCCGCCGGCCGTGCAGGAGGTCACGCCCTGGTTCGCCGACGCCCCGGCGGCCGAGTTGGGCCTGTCCCAGACGGAGGCGGACGCGGAGATAGGCGGCCGGCCGGCGCGGGTGAAGGTCTCGGTGGCGGGCCGCCGCCCCGGCGACGTCAGCGGCAACCTCACGGTGCGCGCCCGCGACGGGTTGCGCGTCACGGCACCGTCCCAGGTGACGGCCCCGAGGGGCGGCACGGCGACCGCGGAGGTCGAGATAGCCGTGCCGGCGGGCACCAAGCCCGGGGCGTACCGGCTGCCGATCCGCTTCGGTTCGGAGGAGGTCACGCTGACCGTGCGAGCCCACCACCGCACCGGCGGCCCGGACCTGGCCCGGAAGGCGCGCGCCACCTCGTCGGCCGACGAGACGGCGGAGTTCCCCGCGTCGGCCGTGATCGACGGCGACCCGAGCACGCGCTGGTCATCGCCCGCCACCGATCACGCCTGGCTCCAACTGGAACTGGACCGCCCGACCCGGCTCGGCCGCGTCGACCTGCACTGGCAGGACGCGCACGCCTCCCGGTACCGGATACAGGTCTCACCCGACGGCCGTACCTGGCGCACGGCGGCGACGGTCCAGGACAGCGCGGGCGGTCGGGAGACGATCCACGTGGACGCCCCCGACACCCGCTTCATACGGGTCCAGGGCGACGAGCGCGCGACACGCTTCGGGTACTCGCTGTGGTCGGTACGGGCTCACGCGGTCACGCCGTAG